The proteins below are encoded in one region of Corynebacterium felinum:
- a CDS encoding dipeptidase, which produces MSIHETSAALRPLIEGQRERIFADLSALTSFNSVHSVPELADAHTGAAEWIRTALSSVGLDVTAYKEETGSPTFIGTEAAVGNAPTVLLYCHYDVVPAGNREDWISDPFTLTERDGRWYARGAADCKGNAVMHLAALRAVNELGGTDLGLKVLVEGSEEQGGAELSALIAEQPELFSADVILIADSGNTAVGEPTLTTTLRGGAQIDLRVDTLETPVHSGSFGGAAPDATAALIRLIDSFRDQTGRTVIDGVDCTRKWDGAGYDPDTFRADAGILDGVAIMGDDHDDPADMVWARPAISVTGFSSTPVEQAVNAVPATASARLNLRVPPGMDAAEVAEAVVAHAHAHAPWGVKVQAEAFDINQPFSGSIDGPAVEVFSRCLRAAYDDKELMVVGAGGSIPLCTELMEINPHAELTLFGVEEPKCTIHSPNESVDPDEIRDIAIAEATFLLNYGK; this is translated from the coding sequence ATGAGCATTCATGAAACATCCGCCGCCCTTCGCCCCCTGATTGAAGGGCAACGCGAGCGCATCTTCGCAGACCTATCCGCGCTGACCTCCTTCAACTCCGTGCACAGCGTGCCCGAGCTTGCCGACGCCCACACAGGCGCCGCAGAATGGATCCGCACCGCACTATCCAGCGTGGGTCTGGACGTGACCGCATATAAAGAAGAAACCGGCTCCCCCACCTTCATCGGAACCGAAGCCGCGGTTGGTAACGCCCCCACCGTGCTGCTGTACTGCCACTATGATGTGGTGCCCGCAGGAAACCGCGAAGACTGGATCTCCGATCCTTTCACCCTGACCGAGCGCGATGGCCGCTGGTACGCCCGGGGTGCCGCCGACTGTAAAGGCAACGCCGTCATGCACCTAGCCGCGCTGCGCGCCGTGAACGAACTGGGCGGCACCGACCTCGGCTTAAAAGTGCTGGTAGAAGGTTCGGAAGAGCAAGGCGGCGCGGAACTGTCCGCACTGATTGCGGAACAGCCTGAGCTGTTTAGCGCTGACGTTATTCTTATTGCCGATTCCGGCAACACTGCCGTGGGTGAGCCAACCCTGACCACCACCTTGCGTGGTGGTGCACAGATCGACCTGCGCGTTGACACTCTCGAAACCCCAGTGCACTCCGGTTCTTTCGGCGGTGCCGCACCGGATGCGACCGCCGCATTGATTCGCCTGATCGATTCTTTCCGCGACCAGACCGGCCGCACCGTTATCGATGGTGTTGATTGCACCCGCAAGTGGGACGGCGCAGGTTATGACCCCGACACCTTCCGCGCCGACGCCGGTATCCTCGATGGGGTCGCCATCATGGGTGACGATCACGACGACCCCGCCGATATGGTGTGGGCTCGCCCTGCCATCTCCGTGACCGGTTTCAGCTCCACCCCTGTTGAGCAGGCTGTGAATGCTGTTCCCGCAACCGCGAGCGCACGCCTGAACCTGCGCGTGCCCCCAGGAATGGATGCCGCCGAAGTAGCCGAGGCTGTAGTCGCACACGCCCATGCACATGCACCATGGGGTGTGAAGGTGCAAGCTGAAGCGTTCGATATTAACCAGCCCTTCTCCGGCTCGATCGACGGCCCCGCCGTTGAGGTGTTTAGCCGCTGCCTACGTGCTGCTTATGACGATAAGGAGCTCATGGTGGTCGGTGCAGGTGGTTCCATTCCGCTGTGCACTGAGCTCATGGAGATCAACCCCCATGCTGAACTGACCTTGTTTGGTGTGGAGGAGCCAAAGTGCACTATCCACTCCCCAAACGAGTCGGTGGATCCTGATGAGATCCGCGACATTGCCATTGCTGAGGCTACGTTCCTGCTTAATTACGGCAAGTAA
- a CDS encoding acetyl-CoA acetyltransferase, with product MITASPTFKRSTYTSYHRAPARPKTTTRTFADDPFFARFGHRLPAGLRDEARNMQWRTFMATYAPDPDMRLHLGEVTKLRGTHDEYHATLSTPTASGRETTELSIIASGPVSAATHLLADAGRRVEILRFHQYEIFESTATFILVAHNRKRHWALGFGSTKNQSAASALSTAAYLLHR from the coding sequence ATGATCACCGCTTCCCCCACATTTAAGCGCTCAACCTATACCTCTTACCACCGCGCGCCCGCACGCCCGAAAACAACAACCCGCACCTTTGCAGATGACCCATTCTTCGCCCGCTTCGGCCACCGCCTTCCAGCCGGGCTGCGTGATGAGGCACGCAACATGCAGTGGCGGACATTCATGGCAACCTACGCCCCCGACCCTGATATGCGCCTGCACTTGGGTGAAGTGACGAAGCTGCGCGGTACCCATGATGAGTATCACGCAACGTTGAGCACCCCAACGGCTTCGGGGCGTGAGACTACCGAGCTTTCTATTATTGCTTCCGGTCCCGTTTCGGCCGCGACGCATCTGCTTGCCGACGCCGGTCGCCGCGTGGAGATCTTACGCTTCCACCAGTACGAGATTTTTGAATCCACCGCCACGTTCATTCTTGTTGCGCACAATAGGAAACGCCACTGGGCGCTCGGTTTTGGCAGCACCAAGAATCAGTCGGCCGCCAGTGCTTTAAGCACCGCAGCCTACCTGCTTCACCGTTAA
- a CDS encoding BCCT family transporter: MNFEMKRPSGPILPKPKTEEELRAKKYDPDAERPFLGLKTDPVIFFLAIGAITAFVVATIMFGTRLQVVFEQWADSLLRNLGWMYVGGVSLSLLFLISIFASRYGRLRLGDDEDEPEHSLPVWFAMLFAGGVGAVLMFWGVAEPINHIYHVPMANEEPLSRAATEQALAFTFYHFGVHMWVILALPGLALGYFIYKRKLPPRLSSVFAPLLGARIYSLPGKLIDALSIVGTVFGIAVSVGLGTLQINAGLNKLWGVPIVGWVELSIIVVITAVACLSVASGLDKGIKILSNVNIGMAIVFMLFVLLTGPTLSLLRATVEAFGIYAQWLPKLMFWTDSYHDNPGWQGKWTVFYWAWTICWSPFVGMFVARISRGRSVREYIAGVLALPTIFGVVWFAIFGRAGLEVEFNNPGFLTKPVVEHGDVSAALFTFLEAYPLTGLVSGFALVIVVIFFITSIDSSAMVNDMFCTGEENKSPTLYRVAWAIMIGAVAAALLIMSPNSGIATLQQVVIIVALPFFFVHFVMMYSLLKGMNDDSAAARRVVTRRWEKTDTAEKLEAHEAMPAPGFDEEGNPLPVLEMEHDAEGNIVISGNVVIDGDLGVTGDVNDDAEVK; the protein is encoded by the coding sequence ATGAATTTCGAAATGAAGCGGCCTTCTGGCCCTATTTTGCCTAAGCCGAAGACTGAAGAAGAACTGCGTGCAAAAAAGTACGATCCTGATGCTGAGCGCCCGTTTTTAGGGTTGAAGACAGATCCGGTGATCTTCTTCCTCGCCATAGGCGCGATTACTGCCTTCGTGGTGGCCACTATCATGTTCGGCACGCGGCTGCAGGTGGTGTTTGAGCAGTGGGCGGATTCACTGCTGAGGAATCTGGGCTGGATGTATGTCGGCGGCGTGAGCTTGTCCTTGCTGTTTCTCATTTCGATTTTCGCCTCCCGCTATGGGCGCTTGCGTTTGGGGGATGATGAGGATGAGCCGGAGCATTCCTTGCCGGTGTGGTTCGCCATGCTCTTTGCTGGCGGCGTGGGCGCGGTGTTGATGTTTTGGGGTGTGGCTGAGCCGATTAATCACATCTATCACGTCCCGATGGCGAATGAGGAGCCGTTGAGTCGCGCTGCGACTGAGCAGGCGTTGGCTTTCACCTTCTATCACTTCGGCGTGCACATGTGGGTGATTTTGGCGCTGCCTGGTTTGGCTCTGGGATATTTCATTTATAAGCGCAAGTTGCCGCCGCGCTTGTCCTCAGTGTTTGCACCGTTGTTGGGTGCGCGGATTTACTCCCTGCCGGGCAAGCTTATCGACGCCTTATCCATCGTCGGCACAGTGTTCGGCATTGCTGTGTCCGTGGGGTTGGGAACACTGCAGATCAATGCGGGTTTGAACAAGCTGTGGGGTGTTCCCATTGTGGGATGGGTGGAACTTTCCATCATCGTGGTCATTACCGCGGTGGCGTGTTTATCGGTGGCATCGGGGCTGGATAAGGGCATTAAGATCTTATCCAATGTCAATATCGGCATGGCGATCGTATTCATGCTGTTTGTTTTACTCACCGGCCCAACGCTTTCGTTGCTGCGTGCCACGGTGGAAGCTTTTGGTATTTATGCCCAGTGGTTACCCAAGTTGATGTTCTGGACCGACTCCTATCACGATAACCCCGGCTGGCAGGGCAAGTGGACTGTGTTCTATTGGGCATGGACTATCTGCTGGTCGCCGTTTGTGGGCATGTTTGTCGCCCGCATTTCCCGCGGCCGGAGCGTGCGCGAGTATATCGCTGGTGTGTTGGCGTTGCCCACCATTTTCGGCGTGGTGTGGTTTGCGATTTTCGGTCGCGCCGGGTTGGAAGTGGAGTTTAATAATCCTGGATTTTTGACTAAGCCGGTGGTGGAGCACGGCGATGTTTCGGCAGCGCTGTTTACCTTCTTGGAAGCGTATCCGCTGACGGGGCTTGTCTCTGGTTTTGCGTTGGTGATTGTGGTGATTTTCTTCATCACCTCGATTGATTCTTCCGCCATGGTTAATGACATGTTTTGTACGGGTGAAGAGAATAAGAGCCCGACGCTTTATCGGGTGGCGTGGGCAATTATGATCGGTGCTGTGGCGGCTGCGTTGTTGATTATGTCGCCAAATAGTGGCATTGCTACGTTGCAGCAAGTGGTGATTATTGTGGCCTTGCCGTTCTTCTTTGTGCATTTCGTCATGATGTACTCGTTGCTCAAGGGTATGAATGATGATTCGGCGGCTGCGCGTCGTGTGGTGACTCGTCGCTGGGAAAAGACGGATACGGCAGAGAAGCTTGAGGCGCATGAGGCGATGCCTGCTCCTGGTTTTGATGAGGAGGGTAATCCGTTGCCGGTGTTGGAAATGGAGCATGATGCTGAGGGCAATATTGTGATTTCCGGCAATGTGGTTATTGATGGTGATTTGGGCGTAACGGGTGATGTAAATGACGATGCCGAGGTGAAATAG
- a CDS encoding glutamate--cysteine ligase: MMQEFFASEKPTLGVEWELALIDPDTRDLVPRAAEVVDMVRAKHPDIHLELEFLANTIELVTPVCDTVPEAVEHLQYALDQVREAASELGLKLWGSGSHPFSDFRTQPTSSKGRYKEIIARTQYWGNQMLIWGIHTHVGVKDKERVWPIINALLIHYPHLLALTASSPGWDGIDTGYASNRTMLYQQLPTAGLPYQFESWQQWESYMDDQAISGVINHTGSMHFDIRPAGKWGTIEVRICDATSTLEELAAVVALTHCLVVYYDRMLDRGEQLPCLQDWHVAENKWRAARYGMDAIIIVDRDTNERLVTDDVREWVERLSPLAKELGCFDELQLVLKIIDRGAGYQRQRALFEQHGEWFPAVDATIAELEEGF; encoded by the coding sequence ATAATGCAAGAATTCTTCGCCTCCGAAAAACCTACGTTGGGTGTGGAATGGGAGCTTGCTCTCATCGACCCAGATACTCGTGATCTTGTGCCTCGTGCAGCTGAGGTTGTCGACATGGTGCGCGCCAAGCACCCTGACATTCATTTGGAGTTGGAGTTTCTCGCCAACACTATTGAGCTGGTTACTCCAGTGTGCGACACGGTGCCTGAGGCTGTGGAGCATTTGCAGTATGCGCTGGATCAGGTGCGTGAGGCAGCGTCGGAGTTAGGTTTGAAGCTGTGGGGTTCGGGTTCGCACCCGTTTTCTGATTTCCGCACCCAACCTACTTCCAGCAAGGGGCGCTATAAGGAGATCATTGCGCGCACCCAGTATTGGGGTAATCAGATGCTTATTTGGGGTATTCATACCCATGTGGGTGTGAAGGATAAGGAGCGGGTGTGGCCGATTATCAACGCGCTTTTGATTCACTACCCGCATTTGTTGGCTTTGACTGCATCTAGCCCCGGCTGGGATGGGATTGATACTGGCTATGCCTCAAATCGCACGATGCTCTACCAGCAGCTGCCCACAGCTGGGCTTCCGTACCAGTTTGAAAGCTGGCAGCAGTGGGAATCCTATATGGATGACCAAGCGATTTCTGGGGTGATTAACCACACCGGCTCCATGCACTTTGATATCCGCCCTGCGGGTAAGTGGGGAACGATCGAGGTGAGGATCTGTGATGCCACCTCCACGCTTGAGGAGCTTGCTGCGGTGGTCGCACTGACGCACTGCCTGGTGGTTTACTATGACCGCATGTTGGATCGGGGGGAGCAGCTTCCTTGTTTGCAGGACTGGCATGTGGCGGAGAATAAGTGGCGTGCGGCTCGTTATGGCATGGATGCGATCATCATTGTCGACCGTGATACCAACGAGCGTTTAGTTACCGATGATGTGCGTGAATGGGTGGAGCGTTTAAGCCCACTAGCCAAGGAGCTGGGGTGTTTCGATGAGCTTCAGTTGGTGTTAAAGATTATCGACCGTGGCGCGGGCTATCAGCGTCAACGGGCACTTTTTGAACAGCATGGTGAGTGGTTTCCTGCGGTGGATGCCACGATTGCGGAGTTGGAAGAGGGGTTTTAG
- a CDS encoding LytR C-terminal domain-containing protein yields MTEKTQLPLRGVAMILLAVAFLLVGWGVFSLTNKAESPADSASVSTPSTTPLPASGSQQAQGAHKTPASLDAPAPAPQPAESEQPPAAPAVPAAPAAPAAPNPSTVTVNVLNNSTITGLGSRVQDRLAGEGYVIGHVGNIDGAQLTVPHNTVFFSDNEAAARALADRIGAVAVPRPEGLPENYVQSGALAVVLAGEIS; encoded by the coding sequence GTGACCGAAAAAACTCAGCTCCCGCTTCGGGGCGTTGCCATGATTTTATTGGCTGTTGCTTTTTTGCTTGTGGGTTGGGGTGTGTTCTCGCTGACGAATAAGGCGGAGTCACCCGCTGATAGTGCGAGCGTATCGACGCCCTCAACAACTCCCCTGCCCGCTTCGGGTTCGCAGCAGGCTCAAGGTGCGCACAAGACGCCGGCTTCTCTTGATGCGCCGGCACCTGCCCCACAGCCCGCTGAAAGTGAGCAGCCACCGGCTGCACCGGCTGTACCGGCTGCACCGGCCGCACCAGCTGCGCCGAATCCTTCGACGGTGACGGTGAATGTGCTGAATAATTCCACGATTACGGGTTTGGGTTCGCGGGTTCAGGATCGCCTTGCTGGTGAGGGGTATGTGATTGGGCATGTGGGCAATATTGATGGTGCCCAGTTGACCGTGCCACACAATACTGTGTTCTTTAGCGATAATGAAGCGGCTGCCCGTGCATTGGCTGATCGTATTGGGGCGGTGGCGGTGCCGCGTCCTGAGGGTCTGCCGGAAAATTATGTGCAGTCTGGTGCGCTTGCTGTGGTGTTGGCGGGTGAAATCAGCTAG
- a CDS encoding DUF3263 domain-containing protein codes for MPGGVRGADVGFAQVVEFENSAPKTLGAKEEAIRKQLGLSPIRYYQLLNIAIDMPEIIEKFPVLTARLRRIRDSREQQRVSRRSSSSSFSQ; via the coding sequence CTGCCTGGTGGTGTGCGCGGTGCGGATGTGGGTTTTGCGCAGGTGGTGGAGTTTGAAAATTCTGCGCCGAAAACTCTGGGTGCGAAGGAAGAGGCGATTCGCAAGCAGTTGGGCTTAAGCCCGATCCGCTACTATCAGTTGTTAAATATTGCTATTGATATGCCGGAAATTATTGAGAAATTTCCTGTTCTTACCGCTCGTCTTCGCCGCATCCGGGATTCCCGGGAGCAGCAGCGGGTATCCCGGCGTTCGTCCAGCAGCAGCTTCTCACAGTAA
- a CDS encoding peptide deformylase gives MTVRPIVIYGTPVLHNPTELVTEPVSELAELIADMYETMEVAHGVGLAANQIGVNKRIFVYDCPDDEGVFHRGCFINPVLETSDIPLGMPATDGSDEEGCLSLPGLGFPTGRADWAKVTGLNEQGEEVTVEATGFLARCFQHEVGHLDGFVYADVLQGRWKRAAKKAIKREGWTEEGLTWMPGVDPDPFGHDQVEQED, from the coding sequence ATGACTGTACGCCCCATCGTTATCTACGGCACCCCTGTGCTGCACAACCCCACCGAGCTAGTCACAGAACCAGTATCGGAACTTGCCGAACTGATCGCCGACATGTACGAAACCATGGAGGTCGCCCACGGTGTGGGCCTTGCCGCCAACCAAATCGGCGTGAACAAGCGCATCTTTGTCTACGACTGCCCCGACGATGAAGGTGTTTTCCACCGCGGCTGCTTCATCAACCCCGTACTGGAAACCTCCGACATCCCCCTCGGCATGCCCGCAACCGACGGCTCCGACGAAGAAGGCTGCCTCTCCCTGCCTGGCCTTGGCTTCCCCACCGGTCGCGCCGATTGGGCGAAAGTCACCGGCCTGAACGAGCAAGGTGAGGAAGTCACCGTTGAAGCAACTGGTTTCTTGGCCCGCTGTTTCCAACATGAAGTAGGTCACCTCGATGGCTTCGTCTACGCCGACGTGTTGCAGGGTCGCTGGAAGCGTGCCGCAAAGAAAGCTATCAAGCGCGAAGGATGGACCGAAGAAGGTTTAACCTGGATGCCTGGGGTAGATCCGGACCCATTCGGCCACGACCAGGTTGAGCAGGAAGACTAA
- a CDS encoding N-acetylglutamate synthase, CG3035 family: MSHIFRSDAVNIGDRVVLRRTLPGASEREAQAAHTDIIGHIIGINQGISVLIRPQSAGGYPSAAEAIEVPWPEIHIMKKLSPRTIRNSDIRAIELAYAKAFPGIEHRWSDCGQWLLRAGDGITERSNSAAPLGPSAPFVEVPVAEIQQFYASHHLPPLILLPERIGKAALRHVRDLGPEIIVMTRDLATLPTVDEFTPQDMAVEFRVDDTPDEQWLSLYHFRGATLPARALQLLRTEIDGTMGFGRLTIDGTTVAITRGTITDDYLGYSAVEVAPAYRRRGLGTLLGAHMLRWGAHQGAHTAYLQVISTNTAGIGLYEKLGFTEHHRHRYGTLDQHTAPEN, from the coding sequence ATGTCCCATATTTTCCGTAGCGATGCCGTCAATATTGGCGATCGTGTGGTTCTACGCCGCACCCTGCCTGGCGCTTCTGAGCGTGAAGCCCAGGCCGCACACACCGACATTATCGGCCATATCATCGGCATCAACCAGGGCATATCCGTGCTCATCCGCCCCCAGTCCGCTGGGGGCTATCCTTCTGCGGCGGAAGCGATTGAAGTGCCGTGGCCGGAGATTCACATTATGAAAAAGCTCAGCCCGCGCACGATCCGCAATTCCGATATCCGCGCCATTGAGCTGGCCTATGCCAAAGCGTTTCCCGGCATTGAACACCGCTGGTCGGACTGTGGGCAGTGGCTGTTGCGGGCTGGCGACGGCATTACTGAGCGCTCCAATTCCGCCGCCCCGCTCGGGCCTTCCGCGCCTTTCGTGGAGGTACCTGTCGCCGAAATCCAGCAGTTTTATGCCAGCCACCACTTGCCCCCGCTGATCTTGCTGCCGGAGCGCATTGGCAAGGCCGCCCTACGCCACGTGCGTGATCTGGGCCCGGAAATCATTGTGATGACGAGGGATTTAGCCACGCTTCCCACCGTCGACGAGTTCACGCCGCAGGATATGGCGGTCGAGTTCCGGGTCGATGATACCCCCGATGAGCAGTGGCTTTCCCTCTATCACTTCCGTGGCGCAACCTTGCCTGCCCGCGCCTTGCAGCTGTTGCGCACTGAGATCGACGGCACCATGGGCTTTGGTCGCCTGACAATCGACGGGACTACCGTGGCGATCACACGGGGCACGATCACCGATGATTATTTGGGCTATTCCGCAGTTGAGGTTGCTCCTGCTTATCGACGCCGTGGCCTCGGCACCCTACTCGGTGCGCACATGCTGCGCTGGGGCGCCCACCAAGGCGCACACACCGCCTACCTGCAGGTCATTTCTACCAATACCGCAGGTATCGGGCTGTATGAAAAGCTCGGCTTCACCGAACATCATAGGCACCGCTATGGCACGCTCGATCAGCACACAGCACCGGAGAATTAA
- a CDS encoding zeta toxin family protein translates to MLTAQDFLVSKENKERIISDYIDTVLSVRLDALNPHVFFIGGQPASGKSHLINVVQSQLPHSFAVDSDELRLRHPQINEIVRQDPLRMDVLSNEPVGEWFRASIDKATQYRENIIIENSFTQSQVLINEAQRLSNEGYSVHFMVIAAPEEVSRLGVVKRYKDGVENNGLARWAAQSSHDNAVRKIPTVVAEILRSEVVPQVLVTTRDQRISTVLNRPEETEKVFAHLRQQVLTPNVVAAWKKTYAQCAGFFLARGLVTSYTQPTLSQLHSDAEKLLFPHELPAEHRELGQKLAAL, encoded by the coding sequence ATGCTTACAGCACAAGATTTTCTGGTCAGTAAAGAAAACAAAGAGCGCATTATCAGCGACTATATAGATACCGTGTTGTCGGTGCGCCTCGATGCACTAAACCCCCACGTGTTTTTTATCGGCGGGCAGCCAGCCTCCGGTAAAAGCCACCTGATCAACGTGGTGCAATCGCAGCTACCCCACAGCTTCGCAGTCGATTCCGATGAGCTGCGCCTGCGCCACCCCCAGATCAACGAGATTGTGCGTCAAGATCCGCTCCGGATGGACGTGCTCTCCAACGAACCCGTTGGTGAATGGTTCCGCGCCAGCATTGATAAAGCCACGCAGTACCGCGAAAATATCATCATCGAAAACAGCTTCACCCAATCACAGGTGTTGATCAACGAGGCGCAACGCTTGTCCAACGAAGGCTACAGTGTGCATTTCATGGTGATTGCAGCACCCGAAGAAGTATCAAGGCTCGGCGTGGTCAAAAGGTATAAAGATGGGGTGGAAAACAACGGTTTAGCCCGCTGGGCGGCGCAAAGCTCGCACGATAATGCTGTGCGAAAAATCCCGACAGTGGTCGCTGAAATTTTACGCTCCGAAGTGGTGCCGCAGGTGCTGGTGACCACACGAGATCAACGCATAAGCACGGTGCTCAACCGCCCTGAAGAAACTGAGAAGGTATTTGCCCACCTGCGCCAACAGGTACTAACACCCAACGTTGTAGCGGCATGGAAGAAAACCTATGCGCAATGCGCAGGCTTTTTCCTAGCCCGTGGGCTAGTCACCTCCTACACGCAGCCTACGTTAAGCCAGCTGCACTCTGATGCCGAAAAGCTTTTATTCCCCCACGAGCTGCCCGCCGAACACCGAGAGCTTGGGCAAAAATTAGCAGCCCTTTAA
- a CDS encoding exodeoxyribonuclease III, with translation MRIANWNVNSARTRVDRMAAFLQRHDIDVCLVQETKCKDEQFPYDAFSDYEIAHFGLNQWNGVAILSRVGLDDVDKQFPGQPGFHKDPTQPQNIEARAIAATCGGVRVWSLYVPNGREIADPHYDYKLRWLYALRNHVANTTGPLVLGGDFNIAPEDRHVWSMAAFAGKTHVTEPERQAFDALLDAGLSIASPIDGYSYWDYKGARFQRGEGMLIDFQLCRDLNPTTSFIDVEERAGDGASDHAPVIVEY, from the coding sequence ATGCGCATCGCCAACTGGAACGTCAACTCTGCCCGCACCCGCGTCGACCGCATGGCCGCTTTTCTCCAACGCCACGACATCGACGTCTGCCTCGTGCAAGAAACAAAATGCAAAGACGAACAATTCCCTTACGATGCATTCAGTGACTACGAGATCGCACACTTCGGGCTCAACCAGTGGAACGGAGTCGCGATTCTGTCAAGGGTGGGGCTTGACGACGTCGACAAGCAATTCCCCGGACAACCCGGATTTCACAAAGACCCCACCCAACCCCAAAACATCGAAGCCCGCGCCATCGCCGCCACCTGCGGCGGAGTACGCGTCTGGAGCCTGTACGTACCCAACGGGCGCGAAATCGCCGACCCCCACTATGACTACAAACTGCGCTGGCTCTACGCACTACGCAACCACGTAGCAAACACCACCGGACCACTCGTGCTTGGCGGCGACTTCAACATCGCACCCGAAGACCGCCACGTGTGGTCCATGGCCGCCTTCGCCGGGAAAACCCACGTCACCGAACCAGAACGGCAAGCATTCGACGCACTGTTAGACGCCGGTCTCAGCATCGCCTCGCCTATCGACGGCTACTCCTACTGGGACTACAAAGGTGCGCGCTTCCAACGCGGGGAAGGCATGCTCATCGACTTCCAACTCTGTCGCGACCTTAACCCCACAACCAGTTTCATCGACGTGGAGGAACGGGCAGGTGACGGCGCCTCCGACCACGCACCAGTGATCGTGGAGTACTAA
- the cls gene encoding cardiolipin synthase, which translates to MSIDWTSWQTIGLIIDYSIKIIAIGFVPEGRRPSSSTAWLLAILALPYLGLPLFLLMGSPYINRRRHRVQQEANALLKNVQATIPDHPDGKLSPEIISIFKLNRRLTSLPAVTGVNHGVHSDYHDIIRRMAEAVDSAQHYVHVEIYIMAWDHSTDIFFRALERAVQRGVKVRLLFDHVGSWKYPGYRTLGRRLTAIGVEWHLMLPLQPWRWRFRRPDLRNHRKMLIIDGQRAFMGSANMIDSSYLLRANIKAGRHWVDIMIELSGAIVAQLNMIFAVDWYLESDELLEVVDQEHHSPQDADVNTMQIVPSGPGYTTEPNLRMFNSIIHHAKHRLIMCSPYFIPDESMLEAVTSACYRGVKVDLLVSEKADQFMVGHAQSSYYQALLEAGVRIYQYHAPFVLHSKYVIADPYDHNSVGVLGSSNMDMRSFGLNYEISLMMSEGDIIAQLAQLTQEYKAKSIELTLEEWNKRSWGRRYLDNVMRLTSALQ; encoded by the coding sequence GTGAGCATCGACTGGACCAGCTGGCAAACCATCGGCCTGATCATTGACTACTCCATCAAGATCATCGCCATCGGATTCGTGCCCGAAGGACGCCGCCCCTCCTCCTCCACCGCCTGGCTACTGGCCATTCTGGCGCTGCCCTACCTCGGGTTGCCGCTGTTCCTTCTCATGGGCTCGCCCTACATTAACAGACGCCGCCACCGCGTCCAGCAAGAAGCAAACGCCCTGCTCAAAAACGTCCAAGCCACCATCCCCGACCACCCCGATGGGAAACTCAGCCCCGAAATCATCTCTATTTTTAAACTCAACCGGCGCTTAACCTCACTCCCCGCGGTAACCGGAGTCAACCACGGGGTGCATTCCGATTACCACGACATTATCCGCCGCATGGCCGAAGCCGTGGATTCCGCCCAACATTACGTGCACGTCGAAATCTACATCATGGCCTGGGACCACAGCACCGACATCTTCTTCCGCGCCCTAGAGCGCGCCGTGCAACGCGGGGTGAAAGTACGCCTACTCTTCGACCACGTCGGCTCCTGGAAATACCCCGGCTACCGCACCCTCGGACGCCGACTCACCGCCATCGGTGTGGAATGGCACCTCATGCTACCGCTTCAGCCCTGGCGCTGGCGCTTCCGCCGACCCGACCTGCGCAACCACCGCAAAATGCTCATCATCGACGGGCAGCGCGCATTCATGGGCTCAGCCAACATGATCGACAGCTCCTACCTGCTGCGCGCCAATATTAAAGCAGGCCGGCATTGGGTAGACATCATGATCGAACTCTCCGGGGCGATCGTCGCCCAGCTGAACATGATCTTCGCCGTGGACTGGTACCTCGAATCCGACGAACTGCTTGAAGTAGTCGACCAGGAACACCACTCACCCCAAGATGCAGACGTGAACACCATGCAGATCGTCCCCTCGGGTCCTGGCTATACCACCGAACCGAACCTGCGCATGTTCAACTCCATCATCCACCACGCCAAACACCGGCTGATCATGTGCTCACCCTATTTCATCCCTGATGAGTCCATGCTCGAAGCCGTGACTTCCGCCTGTTACCGTGGGGTGAAAGTAGACCTGTTGGTCAGTGAAAAAGCCGACCAATTCATGGTCGGGCATGCCCAATCCTCCTACTACCAAGCACTGTTGGAAGCTGGGGTACGGATCTACCAGTACCATGCGCCTTTTGTGCTGCACTCGAAGTATGTGATCGCCGATCCGTATGACCACAATTCGGTGGGAGTTTTGGGTTCCTCCAATATGGATATGCGCAGCTTCGGCCTCAATTACGAAATTTCCCTCATGATGTCCGAAGGCGACATCATTGCGCAGCTTGCACAGCTGACCCAAGAGTATAAAGCGAAGTCTATTGAGCTGACTTTGGAGGAATGGAACAAGCGGTCGTGGGGGCGCCGCTACCTCGATAACGTGATGCGCCTAACTTCCGCCTTGCAGTAG